From the genome of Bacteroides sp. MSB163, one region includes:
- the cdaA gene encoding diadenylate cyclase CdaA, translating to MFFDIGVKDIIDVLLVAFLLYYTYKLMKASGSINVFTGILIFILIWLVVSQVLEMKLLGSIFDKLVSVGVVALIILFQDEIRRFLLTLGSHQHASALVRFFTGNKKENMQHDEIMPVVMACISMGKQKVGALIVIEHNFPLDDVVRTGEVINADINQRLIENIFFKNSPLHDGAMVISKGRIKAAGCILPVSHNLDIPKELGLRHRAAMGISQESDALAIIVSEETGSISVAYKGQFHLRLNAEELESLLTKEN from the coding sequence ATGTTTTTTGATATTGGAGTAAAAGATATTATCGACGTTTTGCTGGTTGCATTTCTGCTTTACTATACGTATAAGCTGATGAAAGCTTCCGGTTCCATCAATGTGTTTACGGGTATCCTGATATTCATATTGATCTGGTTGGTAGTGTCGCAGGTATTGGAGATGAAGTTGCTCGGTTCCATCTTTGACAAGTTGGTGAGCGTGGGTGTGGTAGCGCTTATCATCCTTTTTCAGGATGAGATACGGCGTTTCTTACTGACGCTTGGTTCGCATCAGCATGCCAGTGCATTGGTACGCTTCTTCACCGGGAATAAGAAGGAGAATATGCAGCATGATGAAATCATGCCGGTGGTCATGGCATGTATCAGCATGGGCAAACAGAAAGTAGGAGCTTTGATTGTGATTGAGCATAATTTCCCGTTGGACGATGTGGTGCGCACGGGTGAAGTTATCAATGCTGATATTAACCAGCGTTTAATAGAGAATATCTTTTTCAAGAACAGCCCATTGCACGACGGTGCAATGGTTATCAGTAAGGGACGGATTAAGGCAGCGGGATGTATTTTGCCGGTATCGCACAATCTGGATATACCGAAGGAACTGGGACTGCGCCATCGTGCAGCGATGGGTATCTCTCAGGAATCCGATGCATTGGCTATTATCGTTTCCGAAGAGACCGGTTCCATTTCCGTAGCTTATAAAGGACAATTCCATTTGCGCTTGAATGCGGAAGAGTTAGAAAGTCTGTTGACGAAAGAAAATTAG
- the folP gene encoding dihydropteroate synthase encodes METLSSKYINVNGSLLDLSVPCVMGILNITPDSFYAGSRMQTEAEITARAQQILDEGAGIIDIGAYSSRPNAENVSPHEEMERLRMGLEILRKTHPGAVISVDTFRADVARMCVEEYGVAIINDIAAGEMDADMFRTVAELNVPYIMMHMQGTPQNMQRHPHYDNLLKEVFLYFAQKVQQLRDMGMKDIILDPGFGFGKTVEHNYELLAHLEEFRIFELPLLVGVSRKSMIYRLLGNTPQDALNGTTVLDTICLLKGADILRVHDVREAVETVKIVEAMRTNSDKVIE; translated from the coding sequence ATGGAAACATTATCCTCTAAATATATTAACGTCAACGGTTCTTTGCTCGATCTGTCCGTTCCCTGCGTCATGGGAATATTAAATATTACTCCTGATTCTTTCTATGCCGGTTCACGTATGCAGACTGAGGCTGAAATAACTGCGCGGGCACAGCAGATCTTGGATGAAGGTGCCGGAATTATAGATATCGGCGCATATTCTTCCCGGCCGAATGCGGAGAATGTTTCTCCCCATGAAGAAATGGAACGTTTGCGTATGGGATTGGAAATCTTGCGCAAGACACACCCCGGAGCAGTTATTTCTGTCGATACTTTCAGGGCGGATGTGGCACGGATGTGTGTGGAGGAATATGGAGTGGCTATAATCAATGATATTGCTGCCGGAGAGATGGATGCGGATATGTTCCGTACAGTGGCCGAACTGAATGTACCTTATATCATGATGCACATGCAGGGAACCCCGCAGAATATGCAGCGACATCCGCACTATGATAATCTTTTGAAAGAGGTCTTCTTGTATTTTGCGCAGAAGGTGCAGCAATTACGTGACATGGGTATGAAGGATATTATTCTTGATCCCGGTTTTGGTTTCGGTAAGACGGTGGAACATAACTATGAGCTTCTGGCGCATCTCGAAGAGTTTCGTATTTTTGAGTTGCCTTTATTGGTAGGTGTTTCCCGTAAGTCGATGATTTATCGTCTGTTGGGGAATACTCCACAGGACGCATTGAACGGAACAACGGTACTCGATACTATTTGTCTGCTGAAGGGTGCTGATATTCTCCGGGTGCATGATGTACGGGAAGCTGTGGAAACGGTGAAGATTGTGGAGGCTATGCGGACAAACAGTGATAAGGTGATAGAGTGA